ATCAATCTGTCCTTTTGCCATGTGTTGAGCTTGAAAGTAATACTTTAcatttacacttttttttctgagacagggtctcactctgtcacccaggctggagtgcactggcacaattatggctcacttcagccttgatctcctgggctctagatcctcctacctcagccttccaagtagctgggactataggcacatgccaccacgccctgctaatagttgtaatttttttgtaaaggtgaggtttcaccatgttgcccaggctggtcttgaactcctgggattaagcaatccacctgccttggcctcccaaagtgctgggattgcaggcgtgagccactgcacccggccttacaTTTATTCTTAAGTACTGTCCATCAGTTACCTTGTCAATTTGGGCTCAGCATCATGTAAGACTGCCCAGATCATTTCAAAGTCCCTCTTATTTTTGTGTTATGGGTAGATTTGATATGTATTTGTATATCCTATTCTGAATCACTTGATCAGAATATTGATACAATACCTATTGCTTATTGAACACCTACAGTGTGTCAAACACAGTGCTGGGTGTTTTTACATATGACATTGTCGCAGTATTTGTTGCAAGATAGGTATTTTGCtctccagtttacagatgagaagattgAAATCAGTATTGTTAAGTGCCCTGCCCAGGGTCATATTGCTAGTAAATGGCGAAGTTGAGATTTGAAACAAGGTCTTTTGACTTCAAAATTCATGCTTGAGTCATAACACTACATTGATGCAAAGGAGCATCTCCACTGCTTGACTACTGGGTGCCTAGCTCAAGGCAGCCCATTGTCTTCGGACTGCTCTGACCATTTTAAAAGCTCTTGTTTGTAGTGAGCCAAGTTATAAATGAGCCAAACAAGACATGGCCAATAACAGGGCCTTTTGGCTCTCTGCTAGAACCTTCCTTCCAGTCTGACACCAAACCATTTGTTCGCTTCTTTGGCTATAGTTGTTCAACTAGTTATAGGCTCATCTCAACAAATGCCTGAAGCATCCAGCTTATATTTTGCCATCTCATCTACAAGGAAATTATGGCAAACTTTGTCCAATGCCTGGATGAAATGAAATCCACTATAGCTATCACATTCTCTGATAGCTTATCTAGTAAccagatcaaaaaaaaaaaaaaaggaaatgaagtctaggagggatatttgttttttaacGGGGCAATTTGTCAATGACTTAAAGTAGTGAGTTTCCATGGTATACCTTCAGACATCCTTGACAGGCTGTCAGGAAGATGATTTTTGGCCAGTGGGCTTCCTACTTCTCTTCAAATGACATCTAAATAGGGACTCccattttcattgttttgaatTGCACAGCACTGTTGTTTACATCTGGTTTTATTTAATCTTCCATTTCAGTTTTctgggcttttattttttctttttgttctgccCTTGCAcatgttccctctgcctggttcATTCCCTAAACTCCTACACCCCCTAGCCctgcaacacacacatacacataccttCCTTGTCCTTTGAGAATCAGTGCATGCAGTCCATTCTCCAGAAGACTTCTCTGTTGTCCCCAGGCTGAGGTAACTGCTTCTCCTCTTGGGTGTTGTAGTGGCAAGtcagcacagtgcctgtcacAAAGTAGATCCCCAATAAATGTTaactcccttctccccttcctccatgAATATCTCTAAAATAGTATTGATTACACCATATTGTATTTTCTTGTTTACTTGTCTGCCTTCATCACTCAATTAtgagctcattcattcatccagtcattaacaaatatttattgtgtgtctAAGGTGTACGAGGCATTGTTCATGTAGGTACTGGGGACACAGTGATTTCTGAAAATTGTATTTTCACTGTGTCTTTTCATTGTTGTGCTTATAGCACCTGTCATAATGTCTGGCAAGTAGAGTGCTTATTAAATGTTTGTTAAGGGAATGCACTTCCTTAGCAGAGTCTCTCCAAGTGTGATCCTTGGACCATTTGCATCTGGATCATTGAGGGATATaggttaaaatgttaatttttgggTCCCTctccaaacctactgaatcagaatatcTTAAGAGTGGGCTgcaagaatctgtattttaatctCGTTTTGTGGTATTTCTTTCATGCTAAAATTTGGGAACCACTCCGAAACAGAATAGAAATAGGGAGACCTAATGCCTATTATTGAAAAGTGTAGCTAAAACCAACTAAATCGTGTTTAATGCCTCCGAATGCTTTAGTAAATTttagtaaaagagaaaaaggaattaattaaAATTGTCTAGAAAGGTTAATTACTATTTACCTTTTGAACTAGTGGAATTATTGCCAATAAAATCTAATCTTAATTTAGGTCAAATTTATGATACCAgagagttttcatttttaaagtgctacTTGTATATTTGATGGTATATAGGGACCCATTGTGTAACCCAACAATACAATATATTGATTCCATGTTATAGACTTGAATTGCAAATTAAGAAAGAGTATGTCCAAACTGTACTTGTGCTTTAACATTGATTATATATGTGATTTATCTGATGCTTAGTCCTTAATCAGAATTGTTAGTGGTCATTCTCTGTGCAAATTTGATCCATTTAACTGTTTTATGCCATATTTTCCAAGAACATGCTGTTATTAAAAGTGCTCTTTGGTAATAGATTAGGTATATAAGATCTAAGTCTCAACCAAAGACAGCACAACTTCCCTTTCAGGAAGACTTGACAAGTTGGATTTTATGACCATGTTTTGGGGACTGGAGCTGTCTATTTTTAGTGTGCCTTGACATGATCCTTATGGTCAGGAGCTGAAGTGTTCTTGTATCTGAAcacaaatatgttaaatattcaCAGGTTTATACTTCTGTTTCCCTCCTTTTGACTTCCCTCTTTTTTTCAACTCAACTTAGGTTTTCAGTGGTGGTGTCACTGCTGCCAAGCTGGACCGAAAACGGCCATCTGCACGCTGCCCAACCAGCACCATGTCCAAAGACCTGAAAATTCTGTGTAAAGATCCTTCTTTGGAGCTGAGCTGCTACTGGGACCATCAGTTCAGTGGCAGTAAATTTCAGCAGGAAAAATTACTGAAGGAAAGCTCCACACTGAATATGGGGAATCTTTCCTTTTATACAACCGAAGAGAAAATACATGAGCTCTTTAGTAGATCTGATATCAGGAATATCTTTATGGGCCtggataaaataaagaaaacagcatgTGGTTTTTGCTTTGTAGAATGCCATAACAGAGCTGATGCTGAAAATGCCATGTGGTTTCTAACTGGGACCTGCCTAGATGAGTGGATTATCCGCACTGATTGGGATATAGGTTTTAGAGAGGGTCAACAGTATGGTCACGGTAAATCTGAGGGTCAGGTAAGGGATGAGTTTCGTGAAGATTTTCATTCTGGTAGAGGAGGCTTTGGAAGACAGACTCAGATCTAGAACAATCCATAGAGAAAAAGTTTTAACTCTAACCCCTTGAAAAGTGTGTTATAGACCAACCTCAAGTCTGCAAATAGCCAATTCCAAGTTTAAATTACCTTACTTgttgatgtatttttttctctgaaaatttattaaatagtagaaacaaaaaaaaatccatttgtttttgtctgaaTTTTGAAGATGCTTTTCAGATTACGAGTTTGACTGTTAGGTGGTTCAAAGTGAAGTGTTCTTCGGGAACAAATTAGGTATGTAAGATCAGAGTCAACCAAAGCACAACTTCCCTTTTAAGATTTCTGTTGGATTCTATGGCCATGTTCCTGCAGCccgaaattataattttttttagggCTTGCATAAAATACAGTCAAAtaagtggaaatttaaaaaaattatcaagagAAACACAAGCACAATTATTTGAAACCATAGAAAAGTCTGGAAGaatttgtaataaaaacaaaaatcctcctGCCCCACCTCTTCCTATCCTACGCCTATTCCCTGGACGATAAcgcttaattatttttattagtttttggtttgtttgtttcttggtaGTTTCCTCCATATCTACAAATAACATGACtacttactttctttttaaacgCTACCTACTGACTTCCTACTTTCAGAGATGAGGATTTAGCTCACTTACACCCCCATTTGCACTTCTCTACTGTCCATCCTCTCAATATAGTTCACAACACTTTACAGAGGGTTCCTGAGTTACAATGGCTTGGCTTACAATGTTTGGACTTTACAATGGTATaaaagtgatatgcattcagtagaaaccatacttcaggTACCCATACAActattttgtttttgactttcagTATAGTATTCAACAAATTGCATGAGATActtaacactttattataaaataggctttgggttagatgattttgcccaagtGTAGGCTAATGTAAAATGTTCTGAGCACGTTTAAGATAGGTTGTGCTATGCTATATTTGAGAGGTTAGacgtattaaatgcattttcaacttaataTATTCAATTTACAATGAGCTTATCAGGATGTAACCGCATCATAAGTCAATGAGCATCTGTACTTACTTTCTTTATTGTTACATAGCATAACTTAGGTTATACTGTGGTAATAAACAATCAAAAAATTTTAGTGCTTAAAATTACTAAGTTCTGTTCCTCCCACTACATTCCCATTGCTGATTACATGGTGCGGGGGTCTGCTCCATGCCATGAATGTCCTCCTTCTGGGGCCTAGGCTAATAGTATACTCACTATCTGGAATGATGGTGACAGAGGGAAAAACAGAGTGACAAATCATGTCCTGGCTCCTCAAGCTTCCACCCAGAAATGATATCCGTCACTTTTGCTCACATTTCCATTCTCAAAACATGTTGTCAAAACTGATTCTGAGGGAGTGGAGAAGGATCTGCAGGAAGAGATCCTGAATATTAGTGATGAGTTATACAGTTTACTACAGGTTCTCCTATAActttaatatatacaaatataacccCATTTTTGTTTTGCTCCACCATATAGTACTCCCCACTTTGTAAGATGAAGATGTTAATGTCCTTTTGCCTTTTCTTCACCTTTCTTCCTCCCGCTTCTACTTTCTAGCTTTTTtcatctatatttctgtttttacattGTCAAAATTGATAAAGTTGTCCATGCTCCGTCTTTCAGTTAATTCCAAAAGTTTACAATTAGTAAAGAGTATTTTATTACTGTGACTATATAAATATTGttccctggccaggtgcagtggctcatgcttgtaatcccagaattttgggagactgaggtaggcagatcacttgaggtcaggagttcaagaccagccaggacaacatggtgaaaccctgtctttaccaaaaatacaaaaattgctgggcatgatggcatgtgcccgtggtcccagctactcaggaggctgaggtggtaggatagTGAtccctcctgagcccaggaggtggaggtcgcagtgaactgagattgttccactgcactccagcctgggtggcagagtgagaccctatctcaaaaataagtaagtaagtaagtaaataaataaataaagttcccTGCAAAGCCAGGGAGAGTCCAACAACTATAtcttttcttctggaatttttatttacCATTCTGTCTTTCTTATATTTGCCTTTATTGCACCGCTTAATTTCCTTCAAACTCTGTAAAAAATTAAGCTTTCCAAGGATATTctcctacttttttcttttttgaagtctcactctgtcgcccaggctggagttcagtggaacaatcttggctcactgcaacctccacctcctgggttcaagcgattctcctgcctcagcctcccgagtagctgggactacaggtgtgtgtcaccacacgcagctcatttttgtatttttttcagtagagacagggtttcaccatattggccaggctggtctcaaactcctgacctcctgatccacccacctcagcctcccaaagtgctgggattacaggcgtcagccactgcgcccgacaaTTCTTCTACTTTCCTCTCCATGGTCTGTCTGTCCTCCTATTCCAATCTGGATTTGTTACTCTCTAGACCAGGATTTCTCAATCTCAGCCCTACTGATGTTTTGGACCAGAGAATTATTTGTTGTGGAAGGCTGTGTTGTGCATTGTAGAATTCAGTATCCTTAGCCTCATATACCCATTAAATACAGTAACACACAtttgtgcgcgcacacacactccaacttgtgacaaccaaaaatgtctccagatattacCAGTTGTTTCTGGCAGGCCAGTGGGGAGGCAAAATCACAACTGGCTGCAAACCACTGTCCTAGACAATAGTTTCCATCCAGAGATTTTTCTTCACTATAGTTTTGAATTGGACTATTTCATGGATCCTGTGTTGATCCCTTTTGTGATTTACTTctatattagcccattttcacactgctctaaagaaccacctaagactgggtaatttatgaagcaaaaaggtttaattgactcacaattctatAGGCTTAACAGGAGGCATGACTGAGAGTCCTCacgaaacttacaatcatggcagaaggtgaaggggaagtaagCACATCTTATCATGgtggggcaggagagagagtgagagagcaaagggggaagtgccacacacttttaaaccatcagatctcatgataactcactatcacaagaacagcaagggggaaatccacccccatgatacaGTCACCTCCAACCAGTCCTCTCCTCCaattagacatgagatttggacaggacacaaatccaaaccatgtcattccacccctggctcctcccaaatctcatgtccttctcacattgcaaaatacaatcatccttTCTGAATAGTCCCCCAGTCTTAACTCActtcagtattaactcaaaagtccacagtccaaaatctcatctgagacaagataagtcccttctacctatgagcctgtaaaataaaaaaaaaaagttaattaccTCCAAGATACAAGGTGGGTACAGGCATCGGATAAATGTTCCCAttcaaaatggaagaaattggccaaaacaaagggcctaCCGGCCCCATGCAAGCCTGAAACCCAGTAagacagtcattaaatcttaaagcctTGTGTCACTTATTTGTAGTTTCTTCCCTTCCGTTTCCTCTGCTTTTTCTGTAACCCCTATTAGCTGGATACTGGGCATTTTGGATTTATTCCCTAATTTTCATGGCCCTGATTAGTGTAAATCAGTTATGATAATCCTCTCTTTCTTGCTAGTGATTGGTTTAGGAACCTAGGCTTAAGCCAATCAGAAGTGGACAATCCTAAAATTACATTAATAAGCTGAGGGATGGACAGCGACCAATAGAGACCCCAGTGAGATCGAATGAAAGATTTTTAGTTTTAGCTTAAAGGAGAGGCTGTATCTCTCCTTCCTATCGGATATGAATAAGCATGCATATGGTAATTACTGCAGATAGCTTTcttaaaaccacaaaataaacTAGCCCTAGGATGAATAGGACATTTTAGATGGCAGAGAGAGGGACCAAAGAACCTGTGTTGTTCATGAGATTATCTAGTTGCTGAGTCAACTAATCTTGCAGCATACACTATGTCTGGATGTTCTGTATGTGagataatacattatattttattgtttaagccagCTTGTCCAGGATTTTCTGTTAACATACAGTCAAAAGCACTCTgaggaatcaacccaaatgcccatcaatgatagactggataaagaaaacgtgatacatatacatcatagaatactacgtagctataaaaaaagaacgagattatgtcctttgcagggacatggatggagctggaagcgattatcctcagcaaactaatgcaggaagagaaaaaccaaaaatcatatgttctcacttataagtgggagctgaacaataagaaaacagggactcagggaggggaacaacatacactgggacctgttggtgggggtggggagagagcataagataaatagctaatgcatgtggggcttaatctgtgcagcaaaccaccatggcacacatttatttatataacaaacctgcacgtcctgcacgtgtatcctggaactttaaattaaattaaattgtaaaAAAGCACTCTGATACCAAGACTTACACACTTACCCTTTAGTTTAATCCTTGtataaagaaattaattaaattgATACCTCATGAAACCAAGCATGTATCTTCAGGGTTCATGACCTTTTGTCTggaaagtttgaaaaaataaatgtcttgcTCCTGAATCGTTTACCCTATGACTTGAATTAATTCTCTCTGATcagtaactttttttgtttttgtttttgttttttttctgaatcagGGAGGAACTGGAATGTCCATTTTTACGGAGTGActattatgtgctaggcattttGCCAGAGGATTTAAAACACAATATCTTATCTTAACCACTCTGTGCCGATtatataggtgaggaaactgacgATTGAAGAGGTAAAGTAATTCGCTCAAAGTCACTaactaggaagtggcagagttgggattcaaaccAAAGGAGTCTGTGTCAAAGCTGGTGCCCTTAATCAGGGTACTATAttgtctctttccctttccttcactCATGCCATAGGTGCAAACCTCTGTTTGAGTTTCCTTTTTCTCAGGGAATTATCCCACTGACTATATCACATTTGAGCTTTGTCTCCTTCAAGCAAACTTCTCAACTATGCTCTCCTTTCTGCCTTGACATCCAGAATCACTCAGACTCCACAATCTAATGGGGAAGGAAGAACATCCAACATGTATTTCTGGCCAATTTAGCTTATTCTGCATATAGCAATGGAGTTTACTAAAGTTTGAGTGTCTCTCCTCTGCAActttcccaaaataaaaaaaaagggattTGCAAAGTCATACGACTAAAATTTGTTGTTATCACAGGGTGTTTCTTGAGGGGTATATTGGAGTATCTTTCAACCACTCCTTCTAGTGGCTGTCCACTTGGATTGCTCCCGAAGAGCAATTGTTTTCCTAGGCTCAGAAAAAGCTTTTAACAATGTCTTGTGAAACATATTTTTGGTTAAGTAAAGGGACTTTCCTACTGTGTGGCTAGAAGACTCCTCCAGTAGTTCTTACAATATGTTCTTCAAAATCGTGCTGGGTGCATCAatagaataaaggataaaaaccaCACAGTCATCTCAAAAGacccagaaaaattatttgaaaaaattcaatacccttttcatgataaaaacactcaacaaactaggaatggaacagaacttcCTCaccctgataaagggcatctgaaaaccccacagctaacatcatcagTTGTGAAAGACTGATAGCTTTCCtaggatcaggaacaagacatttctattcaacattgtactgaaggTTCTAGTTaggacaattaggcaagaaaatgaaataaaaggcaccTAGAttggaaaaaataagcaaaattatctttatttacaggtggcatgatcttgtacatagaaaatcctaaggcaTCCACAAAAAAGTCTATTAGAGCTAATAGTTCAGCAATGTTGTAgcatacaagattaatatacaaaaatcaactgtatttctatacactagcagtaaatccaaaatcaaattaagaaatcaatttcatttacaatagtatcaaaaagaacaaaatacttaaaaacaGGTTTAACAAAAGAAGCGCCAAACATAtattctgaaaactacaaaacattgtcaAAAGTAAttgaagaagacctaaataaatggaaagatattccatattcatggattggaagacttaatattgttaagaggACAATAACCCACAagttaatctatagattcaatgcaattcctatcaaaaattTCAGCtggctttttttgtagaaattgataaGCTCTTAAGAGTTTTTTCAAACtactgggaaaaaaacaaaaaaatttgacaagcggatcctaaaattcatatggaaatgcaataGTCagcatagccaaaacaatcttaaaagagaagaacaaagttggaggactcacacttcctgatttcgaaacttactacaaagctacaatacataagacagcatgatactggcataagaaTAGACATGTAGATCGATGGGATAGAATTGATAGTCCAGAGGTAACTCTCACATTTACAGTAAATTGATTTTTGATAACAGTGTTAAAGACCGTTAAATGGGAGAAAGAAGAGCCTTTTAAGCAAATGGTGCACAACTGGGTATACACATGGTGGACAATGGACACACAtgtgcaaaaaaataaatttgggtcTATGCCTCATAACGTATACTAAAATTAACCCAAATTGCTGTAATCCCAAATATAAcccaaaatataccaaaatataacccaaaaatataccaaaatataacccaaaaatcccaaatataacccaaatataccaaaataacccaaagtgctgtaatcccagcactttgggaggccaaggtgggtggactgcttgaactcacgaattcaagaccagcctgggcaacatggtaaaaccctgtctctacaaaaatacaaaaattagccaggcgtggtggcacatgcccgctactcaggagctgaggtgggaggatggcttgaacttgggaggcagaggttgtagtgagccgagatcatggcactgcactccagcctgggtgacagaacaagactcaatctcaggaaaaaaaaaaaaagtagaaagacaacccacagaatgagagaaacagTTTGCAAATCATACGtgtgataagggacttgtatctagaatatgtaaagaactcttacaactcaacaataaaaagacaaataactcaatttaaaaatgggcaaagggtctgaatagacatttcttaaaaaaaaaaaaaagatacacatagCCAATAAGCATGTAAAAAGATCTTCAACATCattaaccatcagggaaatgcaaatcaaaatcacaatgagataccagttcACACCCACATGATAAATGTAACtaaaaagtcagataataataagtgttgatgagaatgtagagaaattggaactctcatatactgctgatgggaatgtaaagtgaTGCAGCCAttttgaaaacagcctggcagTTTCTTGAAATGTTAAACATGGAggaccatatgacccagcaattctactcctagttatatactcaagagaaatgaaaaaaaaaatatgtccacacaaaaattttttatttcatttttatttttatttttatttttataacatcaacttttattttagatttgggggctacatgtacaggtttgttacttgGGTATATTACTTGGGGTTTGGGGTATAACtggtcctgtcacccaggtactgagcatagtttCTAAGAGTTTTTCAACTCTTCCCCCCATTGAGAAGTCACCAGTGTCTATTTTTGCCATCTTCATGTCCGTGAGTACCAAAtgtttagctccaacttataagtgagaacatgtgatgtttgtttttctgtttttacgtTAGTTATACTAGGGTAATGttctctagctgcatccatgttgctgcaaaggacatgatttcacttttttaaaggctgtgtagtattccatggctacacaaaaacttgtacatgaatgttcatagtacCATTatccataatagccaaaaagtagaaacagcccaaatgcccatctactgattaatggataaataaatgtggtatatcaatgcaatagaatattattcagtcataaataggaatgaaatactgatacatgccacaaaatggataaacttttaaaatattaccttaAATGAAAGAAAGTAGTCAAAAAGGACCAcagattgtatgattccacttatgtgaaatTTCCAGAGTAGGTAAATCTGTAGACAGAAAGCAGGTTAATAGTTGCCAGGAGccaggggtggggatgggggagagagtgACCACTAATGAGTATaaggcttcctttttttttttttgagatggagtctcactctgtcacccaggctggagtgtgcagtgatgcgatctcggctcaatgcaatctctgcctcccgggttcaagtgattcactgGCCTTaccctccctggtagctgggactacaggttcccgccaccacaccagcctaatttttattttagtagagagggggtttcatcatgttgaccagggtggcctcaaactcttgacctcaagtgatccacccgccttggcctcccaaagtggtgggataacaggtgtgagccaccgtgccgaaGCTTCCTTTTAGAGTGGCAAAAATGGCATTTAAATCCATGAgaatgggctgggcatgatggctcaggtttgtaatcctagcactatgggaggcagaggcaggcaaatagcttgagcccaggagtt
This genomic stretch from Pongo pygmaeus isolate AG05252 chromosome X, NHGRI_mPonPyg2-v2.0_pri, whole genome shotgun sequence harbors:
- the NCBP2L gene encoding nuclear cap-binding protein subunit 2-like, with translation MSKDLKILCKDPSLELSCYWDHQFSGSKFQQEKLLKESSTLNMGNLSFYTTEEKIHELFSRSDIRNIFMGLDKIKKTACGFCFVECHNRADAENAMWFLTGTCLDEWIIRTDWDIGFREGQQYGHGKSEGQVRDEFREDFHSGRGGFGRQTQI